A window of Cryptomeria japonica chromosome 3, Sugi_1.0, whole genome shotgun sequence contains these coding sequences:
- the LOC131033024 gene encoding uncharacterized protein LOC131033024 codes for MSMLRQFRALPLAVLVFCAVMISADVYEILEYNNFPFGILPSNIDTYIFNKTNGNFEVNLYRECKIHQAGHKIRYRQHITGNITFGVIDNLQGVGVKFLFLYAPINTVTVRKNLLTAVMIGGTWSSSYDVNKFVEIKDCL; via the coding sequence ATGTCAATGCTTAGACAATTCAGAGCTCTGCCATTAGCAGTCCTCGTTTTTTGTGCAGTCATGATTTCTGCAGACGTATATGAGATTTTGGAGTACAACAATTTTCCATTTGGTATTCTACCATCAAATATTGACACATATATCTTCAATAAAACAAATGGAAATTTTGAGGTTAATCTGTATCGAGAATGCAAAATCCATCAGGCAGGACACAAGATCAGGTATAGGCAGCATATCACGGGAAATATAACTTTCGGAGTAATCGACAATTTGCAAGGTGTGGGTGTGAAATTTTTGTTTTTGTATGCACCTATAAATACAGTAACGGTGAGAAAGAACCTTTTGACTGCCGTTATGATTGGTGGAACCTGGTCCAGTAGCTATGATGTTAACAAATTTGTTGAGATCAAAGATTGTCTTTAA